The genome window GATAGGACTCCTCGCCAGGGGAAATTCTGGATTTACGAGCGGATAATTCGACCTGCTTTTTACGGCATTTATGAAGTCAAAAAGGCACAAGTTGAAGTGTATCATTTGGTAGAAGATAGATTTGAGTTACTGCCGGAAAATCAGCGCGGACATTACCAAATCGAGCCAATGGGATTGGAATTAGGCATTTGGCAAGGGGTTTATCAGGGCGTAGAGCTGCCTTGGCTGCGCTGGTGGGATGCTTCCGGGAATTTGCTGCCGGCGGCCGAGGAACGGGCAGAACAAGCCGAATTAGTGGCAGAACGAGAACGACAAAGGCGCATAGAAGCTGAGTTGCGAATTCAAGCTTTGGAAGCGCGTTTGCGAGAGTTAGAAGGCGAGTAATTCGATTTGAGATTTGAGATTTGAGATTTTAGATTGGGGATGACTGAGGGCGATCGGGATGCGGTTCTTCATAAGTTATTCGCAATTATTCAATCCTTCAAGCCAAAATCTAAGGATCGCGAATTAAATAACTTACAATTTTAATTGTTATGGGGGGATGGGGCTATGAGCCCGTCCAAAAAGGGCGGGCGGGACGCCCACCCCACTTTCAAGAGTGTAAGTTATTTAATTCTCATTCCTAAATTCGCATAAGTCGCCGATTCCGGTAGAGACACGGCAATTCAGTTTGCCTAGGAATATCATGTGCTGTAAAAACCCGATCGCCTAGCAGCCTCCTCAGAAACGATATAAACATTCATCGGTTATTATCAAAAATTTGCGTATATTAGCTTAAGTATTGCATCACTTTTTGTGTAAGTCCTATGGCACTAATTGTTCAGAAATATGGCGGAACCTCGGTTGGTACAGTCGATCGCATTCTGGAAGTAGCCAGACGAGTAGCAACAACAGCACAGCTTGGCAACTCTCTGGTTGTCGTACTTTCGGCGATGGGCAAAACCACCGACGGTTTAGTTAAACTCGCCAAGGAAATTTCCCCAAATCCCAACAAGCGGGAAATGGATATGTTGCTTTCCACTGGGGAACAAGTCTCGATCGCGCTTTTAAGCATGGCATTGCAGGAAATGGGACAGCCCGCAATTTCCCTCACCGGCGCCCAAGTCGGCATTGTCACCGAAGCCGCCCACACCCGCGCCCGGATTTTGCGGATCGATCCCAATCGGCTTCAGAGTCAGTTAAAAAACGGTAAAGTCGTTGTAGTTGCGGGTTTCCAAGGCATCGCCGAT of Oscillatoria nigro-viridis PCC 7112 contains these proteins:
- a CDS encoding Uma2 family endonuclease, producing MSVTEKPEIIATDFPDHTQLPDSDGTFVKNFQEHPQSILLTTSVRPILDQIHPDGQYCIGQDSGIYWRVAQPPEPPERGAEAPDWFYVPDVPPTLDGNLRRSYVMWQELMPPLIVLEFVSGDGSEERDRTPRQGKFWIYERIIRPAFYGIYEVKKAQVEVYHLVEDRFELLPENQRGHYQIEPMGLELGIWQGVYQGVELPWLRWWDASGNLLPAAEERAEQAELVAERERQRRIEAELRIQALEARLRELEGE